A genomic segment from Synergistes jonesii encodes:
- a CDS encoding cysteine hydrolase family protein translates to MAATTRKYVSFYYATAGDPPEVKIDPRRTCMLVVDMQNEFVLRDFGEALGFKKNGEWDRWVPFHDRLDDVVIPNTKKLIEFMRKNGIEVTYGRIACLKETGEDRCIVQKTPGWNNMLIPVNSYAAQMVDELKPMGDEIVVNKTTDSVVTGTNYATLIRNMDIETVIVTGIVTDQCVASTVRSLADHGFKVIVAEDCCAAATMELHDAELTIMNNIYCTVMSSDEIIELIKNNL, encoded by the coding sequence ATGGCTGCAACAACACGGAAATATGTTTCATTTTATTATGCGACAGCCGGCGACCCGCCGGAAGTTAAGATTGACCCGCGCAGGACGTGCATGCTTGTCGTAGATATGCAGAACGAATTTGTCCTCAGGGATTTCGGCGAAGCCCTTGGTTTCAAGAAAAACGGTGAATGGGATCGTTGGGTTCCATTCCACGACAGACTTGACGATGTGGTTATTCCCAATACAAAAAAGCTCATTGAGTTCATGAGGAAAAACGGTATTGAGGTTACGTACGGGCGCATTGCCTGCCTCAAGGAAACCGGCGAGGACAGGTGCATCGTTCAAAAGACGCCCGGCTGGAACAATATGCTTATACCGGTTAACTCATACGCCGCACAGATGGTCGACGAACTCAAGCCGATGGGGGATGAGATCGTAGTCAACAAGACTACCGACAGCGTAGTAACAGGCACGAATTACGCCACTCTCATCAGGAATATGGACATTGAGACTGTCATTGTTACAGGCATAGTTACAGACCAGTGTGTAGCGTCGACAGTACGCAGCCTCGCAGATCATGGGTTTAAGGTAATAGTCGCAGAGGACTGCTGCGCAGCCGCAACTATGGAACTGCACGATGCGGAACTAACGATAATGAACAATATTTATTGCACAGTCATGAGCTCGGATGAAATCATCGAACTCATAAAAAATAATCTTTAA
- a CDS encoding ferredoxin — protein sequence MKYTINEAQCLGCKRCVKTCPDVFQMDGEKAKVVKAESNSEKAQMAFEDCPAGAIRQA from the coding sequence ATGAAGTATACGATTAACGAAGCCCAGTGCTTGGGCTGCAAGAGGTGCGTAAAGACCTGCCCCGACGTCTTCCAGATGGACGGCGAAAAGGCAAAGGTAGTCAAAGCAGAGAGCAATTCCGAAAAGGCCCAGATGGCTTTTGAGGACTGCCCCGCCGGAGCTATCAGGCAGGCGTAA
- a CDS encoding flavodoxin family protein, which produces MADSLGKVIAISGSMRRDANTDYYMNIVLKECEKEGFETELIPLRNKRIEGCAYDLCAEDGDENGYSYSHCGYQHPPYWMPKYDVCALKDDFWPIFEKMKAADGIILGSPVYFGSATPKIKALIDRAGICAEARGHYIRYLKDPEQKRKAQEMIDNATPEMRNWYENGLLYRKVGAAVAVTRRTSANFTWAQLMMFFGICNMIVPGSIYWPVSIGGALGYRTSRGEYQDPEGEEIMEILGKNMAWTIKKTKDIPTKD; this is translated from the coding sequence ATGGCTGATTCGTTAGGCAAGGTAATAGCAATTTCCGGAAGCATGAGAAGGGACGCCAACACCGATTACTACATGAACATCGTGTTGAAAGAGTGCGAAAAGGAAGGCTTCGAAACGGAGCTCATCCCTCTCCGCAACAAGAGAATTGAAGGCTGCGCGTATGACCTCTGCGCGGAAGACGGCGATGAGAATGGCTACAGTTATTCACACTGCGGTTACCAGCACCCGCCGTATTGGATGCCGAAGTACGACGTCTGCGCTCTCAAGGACGACTTCTGGCCTATCTTTGAGAAGATGAAGGCCGCTGACGGCATTATCCTTGGAAGCCCCGTGTACTTCGGATCTGCGACCCCGAAAATCAAGGCTCTTATCGACCGCGCAGGCATATGCGCCGAGGCACGCGGACATTATATCCGCTATCTGAAGGATCCCGAGCAGAAGCGCAAAGCTCAGGAAATGATTGACAACGCGACACCGGAGATGCGCAACTGGTATGAAAACGGACTTCTTTACCGCAAGGTAGGAGCTGCGGTTGCGGTAACGCGCAGGACGAGCGCCAACTTCACATGGGCACAGCTCATGATGTTCTTCGGCATCTGCAACATGATAGTCCCCGGTTCGATCTACTGGCCTGTTTCGATCGGCGGCGCACTTGGCTACAGGACGAGCAGGGGTGAGTATCAGGACCCCGAAGGCGAGGAAATCATGGAAATACTCGGCAAAAACATGGCCTGGACGATCAAGAAGACGAAGGACATCCCGACAAAAGACTAG
- the gntE gene encoding guanitoxin biosynthesis PLP-dependent transaminase GntE — protein MAFKFDKSNALFARTEKHIPGGVASNSRYWAKPATLFIDRAKGSHIWDVDGNEYIDYRMAYGPVILGHAYPKVQQAVRDVMDDGVLFGLSNEREIEVAERVGKFCKHVEMFRFTCSGSESVMHAIRLARAYTGKEKIVKFEGHYHGIHNDVIFSMYPSLDEMGPIDNPTAVPYSPGVPKCYSDTVIVQPWNEFEILEKTVKRNASQIAAIVTEPLMLDNGVLLPKEGYLKFLRDLCDKYGIVLIFDEVKAGFRIARGGAVERFGVVPDISAYAKAMSNGYPLAGFGGKCEIMSLIGPGKGKVPHGGTYNANPIATAAAIATLDELAKDEVWSAYEKRGQELFDGIKKTLETESKYHFVVQGFPGVFWFAKTDKEKISSYRDVLNYVDFVYMEKLSFEMVNRGILKDMSGNEPSVMMSASHTEADVKETLRALSESIAAVEK, from the coding sequence ATGGCTTTCAAGTTTGACAAGTCGAACGCTCTGTTCGCAAGAACAGAGAAGCATATCCCCGGCGGCGTAGCGTCAAACAGCCGCTACTGGGCGAAGCCGGCTACGCTCTTCATAGACAGGGCTAAAGGCTCGCACATATGGGATGTCGACGGCAACGAGTACATCGACTACAGGATGGCCTATGGCCCGGTTATCCTTGGCCACGCCTACCCCAAAGTCCAGCAGGCAGTAAGGGATGTCATGGACGATGGTGTGCTGTTCGGACTTTCGAATGAGCGCGAAATAGAAGTGGCAGAAAGAGTCGGAAAATTCTGCAAACATGTGGAGATGTTCAGATTCACATGCTCAGGCTCTGAGTCTGTAATGCATGCGATAAGGCTCGCCCGCGCATATACCGGCAAAGAGAAGATAGTAAAGTTCGAAGGACACTATCACGGCATACATAACGACGTTATTTTCTCAATGTATCCCTCGCTTGACGAGATGGGCCCCATTGACAATCCGACTGCGGTTCCCTACAGCCCAGGAGTGCCCAAGTGCTACAGCGATACAGTTATTGTCCAGCCGTGGAATGAGTTCGAAATTCTCGAAAAGACAGTAAAAAGGAATGCTAGCCAGATAGCTGCAATAGTTACCGAACCCCTTATGCTGGACAACGGCGTGCTTCTGCCGAAGGAAGGGTATTTGAAATTTCTCCGTGACCTCTGCGACAAGTACGGCATCGTTCTTATATTTGACGAAGTAAAAGCTGGTTTCCGAATCGCGAGAGGCGGCGCGGTAGAGCGTTTCGGCGTAGTTCCGGATATCAGCGCCTACGCAAAGGCCATGAGCAACGGTTATCCGCTGGCAGGATTCGGCGGTAAATGTGAAATCATGAGTCTGATAGGTCCTGGCAAAGGCAAGGTCCCGCACGGCGGAACATACAATGCCAACCCGATAGCTACGGCGGCTGCGATTGCGACACTTGACGAACTTGCGAAGGACGAAGTGTGGAGCGCATATGAAAAGCGCGGTCAGGAATTGTTCGACGGCATAAAGAAAACGCTTGAGACAGAGAGCAAATATCACTTTGTCGTGCAGGGCTTCCCAGGCGTCTTCTGGTTTGCTAAGACCGACAAGGAAAAGATAAGCAGTTACCGTGATGTGCTGAACTACGTCGATTTCGTCTACATGGAAAAGCTCTCGTTTGAAATGGTTAACAGAGGAATACTGAAGGATATGTCAGGCAACGAACCGTCGGTCATGATGTCTGCATCGCACACAGAAGCTGATGTCAAGGAGACGCTGCGGGCGCTGAGCGAATCAATAGCGGCTGTAGAAAAATAA